A genome region from Constrictibacter sp. MBR-5 includes the following:
- a CDS encoding pitrilysin family protein, which yields MRSESATVLHADNPEAGEGPRITVLPNGLRVVSDPMGAVESVALGIWVGVGTRHEAEPVNGVSHLLEHMAFKGTARRSAADIASEIEAVGGHLNAYTSRENTAYYAKVLKEDVALGVDIVADILQNSTFDPEELERERSVILQEIGQAQDSPEDVVFDAFQAIAYPRQPMGRPVLGTPEVIRTLPRADLVRYMTDWYKAPRMVLAAAGRIEHDQLVDLAAEKFGGLPSEMFGEADPARYEGGDVREEDDLEQVHLVMGFEGVAYDDPDFYPLQVLSTLYGGGMSSRLFQEVREKRGLVYSIYSFASALHDGGILGVYAGTGEAEAGEVVRIVCDELSALSVRVGSDEVHRARAQLKASTLMARESTAARCEQVAQQMLIFGRPHSVAEIVERIEAVDELAVMRAAARVAETPLTFAALGPVKKIEPYDAIRARLR from the coding sequence ATGAGGTCAGAATCCGCGACCGTCCTGCACGCCGACAATCCCGAAGCGGGGGAGGGGCCGCGCATCACCGTGCTGCCGAACGGCCTGCGCGTCGTCAGCGATCCGATGGGCGCGGTGGAGTCCGTCGCGCTCGGCATCTGGGTCGGCGTCGGCACGCGGCACGAGGCGGAGCCCGTGAACGGTGTCTCGCACCTGCTGGAGCACATGGCGTTCAAGGGCACGGCGCGCCGCTCCGCCGCCGACATCGCGTCGGAGATCGAGGCGGTCGGCGGGCATCTCAACGCCTACACGTCCCGTGAGAACACCGCCTATTACGCCAAGGTCCTGAAGGAGGACGTGGCGCTCGGCGTCGACATCGTCGCGGACATCCTGCAGAACTCGACCTTCGATCCCGAGGAACTGGAGCGCGAGCGTTCGGTCATCCTCCAGGAGATCGGCCAGGCGCAGGACAGCCCCGAGGACGTCGTCTTCGACGCCTTCCAGGCCATCGCCTATCCGCGCCAGCCGATGGGCCGGCCGGTGCTGGGCACGCCGGAGGTGATCCGAACCCTGCCGCGCGCCGATCTCGTGCGCTACATGACCGACTGGTACAAGGCGCCGCGCATGGTGTTGGCGGCGGCGGGCCGGATCGAGCACGACCAACTCGTCGATCTCGCTGCCGAGAAGTTCGGCGGGCTGCCGTCGGAGATGTTCGGCGAGGCTGATCCGGCGCGCTACGAGGGCGGCGACGTGCGCGAGGAGGACGACCTCGAACAGGTCCATCTCGTGATGGGTTTCGAAGGCGTCGCCTACGACGACCCCGACTTCTACCCGCTACAGGTGCTGTCGACGCTCTACGGCGGCGGCATGTCCTCGCGCCTGTTCCAGGAGGTGCGCGAGAAACGTGGCCTCGTCTACTCGATCTATTCTTTCGCGTCCGCCCTGCACGACGGTGGCATCCTCGGCGTCTATGCCGGTACCGGCGAGGCGGAGGCGGGCGAGGTGGTCCGCATCGTCTGCGACGAGCTGTCCGCCTTGTCGGTCCGCGTCGGTTCCGACGAAGTGCATCGGGCGCGCGCGCAGCTGAAGGCGAGCACCCTGATGGCGCGCGAGAGCACAGCGGCCCGCTGCGAGCAGGTCGCGCAGCAGATGCTGATCTTCGGACGGCCGCATTCGGTGGCGGAAATCGTCGAGCGGATCGAGGCCGTGGACGAGCTGGCGGTGATGCGTGCGGCAGCGCGCGTCGCGGAAACGCCGCTCACGTTCGCCGCCCTCGGTCCCGTGAAGAAGATCGAGC
- a CDS encoding DUF6152 family protein — MRLAFSTTLAATAALGTVFAAPTPAAAHHGWSNYDSGKAMTVTAPVVESDYGHPHGSLTIESDGARWLVILAPPSRMTNRGLTPDAIAPGETVTVEGYPARNGDKEMRAERITAGGKTVEIR, encoded by the coding sequence ATGCGTCTCGCCTTCTCCACGACCCTCGCCGCCACCGCGGCTCTCGGCACCGTGTTCGCCGCACCCACGCCGGCAGCCGCCCATCACGGCTGGAGCAACTACGATTCGGGCAAGGCGATGACGGTGACGGCGCCGGTGGTCGAATCCGACTACGGCCATCCGCACGGTTCGCTCACGATCGAATCCGACGGAGCGCGCTGGCTGGTTATCCTGGCGCCGCCGTCGCGCATGACGAACCGCGGTCTGACGCCCGACGCCATCGCGCCCGGCGAGACGGTAACGGTCGAGGGCTATCCGGCGCGCAACGGCGACAAGGAGATGCGCGCCGAACGAATCACCGCGGGCGGGAAGACGGTAGAGATTCGCTGA